From the genome of Halichoerus grypus chromosome X, mHalGry1.hap1.1, whole genome shotgun sequence:
TGGCCCACCGATCGCCTGTCTCCCCATGGCTGACAGAAGCGGCAGGGTAGGCCTGGGCCCAGAGGATCCTGCTGTGGGAGGCATGCTCTCATTTCTCATCTCCCCCCAACAGTCAGGGCCAGACCCAGAGCCAGGGCACCTGCCTCCTCTGCTACCTGAGTCCAGaccctcaggccctggccctccccatcctgagaggAACGatctggagagaaggagggactCAGCCTGACAGGCCCCGCCCAGGGTTCCAGGGTCGCCAGGTAGGGGCtggacagattcctgggccatcACTTCCTTGTCCCGAGGGGTGGGTAGGAGTCACTCACTTCTCCCTCGGGTGCCCCCACGTTGACTCTTGGCAGGAGCAGGGACTCCTGTGTGTCTCCAAGGTGGGCTTCCCCAGATGACCTGACCCCGACCTCTCCCAGCGTGGGCCTAACCTCCCTGAGAGCTccgagaggagggtgaggggccaCCACGTCCTCGTCCACGGCCACGTCTACATCCCCCACACTTAGCCCCTAGCAAGATCCCAAAGGCCTGGCAGTAGGGACCGGCCCCTctgtcctggggtggggatgCTCTTAGAACCCCAGGACGTtaatcctctttcttcctgccaggGCCTGCCCTTCTTCCAGGTCCCCAAAGTGAGACAGAAGCCATGTGCCCCTCAAACAAAGACCTCAGCTCCCTGAGGACTCCCACCTTCTGGCCCAGGAGACAAGTGAGCCCGCATGCCACTTTGGGCCACCGCTGACCGACCCTGCCTGGATCGGGCACGGCCAGACTCCAGTGCACTGGCTTCTTTGctgagatggggtggagggggtacgGCCAGTCCTCCCCCAGGGTCCTCACCCTGACTCCCAACCGGACCTGTGCCCCgctccccccgaccccaccctccaccctcacacacacacaggcccgcTACACCCCAGGCCCGCTCCTTCTCACCACAGGCCCTCAGTCTCTAACAGCCAGAAGTGGACCTCAGGACAGGAGGCATGGGCTCCTCCTCCACAGGGGCCTCCTCCCTGGCCTGAACGGACTGCGGCCCAGTCAGTCGTCCCTCTAGTCCTCCCCTTCCATCCTGGCAGGCCCGGGGTCAGCCTGGGCAGCCCTGAAGCCTGCTCCTTCCACCCagaccccaggctctgggagatGTGGCTGGGAAGTCAGGGCACGCCCTGTGTGATCATCTGGCCCCGGGGCCTCCCGGGACCGAATCTCTTCGCTGTCCCCAAAACCGCAGTCCGCCTTCTGATCCTCACATTTCCACCCAGCGACACGTGggccattccccccacccccatgcttgaGGCAGTGCTCCATCCAAATGGCCATGGGTTCTCGGATGCCCTGAGGCCAAAGTGGCCATGCACCGTGTGGGCTCATCCATTACAGGAGACTCCGGTGGCTCAATCAGGGCCGCGGTCCTGTGGGCTCCCTGGGGACTCCCTTGGGGGTCCTCGCCTCGAGCCCTAGCAGGTCCTAGGCCCCTTCGTCTGCTGTCCCTAGGCCGTCCGCCAACACcaaggccctccctgccctgagcccaccGGGATAAGTCTGTGGCCAACTCCTGCGGCCACGAAGCCTAGGGCTCCCCGGGGCTGAGAGCGGGGGCCGAGATGGGGCGTCCAGGTCTCTCGGGCCTTCTTCTGATCTCCACCACGACTCCCTGGGTGCCTATGCCTTTGCCTGTCTCTACTGCCTACGGATCCGCTCCTGGGCACCGGGGCATCCAGCCTCTGGGAGACCCAGATGGGCAAGTGGGGGACACACAAGCGCACGCACGAACACAAACGGGGTGTCCCCGTCCTCCACTCGGGCCTCTAGGGACTGCCTCTGGGCTGGGGTCCAGAGTCTCTCAGTCCTCCCTCGGCAACTTCAGCGTGAAGCCCGACAGGACCTGGGCCCGCCCCTCTGCCCGCCTGAGGGGGGCCCTGCTCCTTCCATCCGTCAAGACCCCAGGTTCTCggtggacttcacagacatagtcagaacattccattccaaagcaacggaatacacattcttctctagtgcccatggaacattctccagaatagatcacatcctaggtcataaatcaggtctcatccggtaccagaagattgggatcatcccctgcatattttcagaccacaatgctttgaaactagaactcaatcacaagaggaaagtcggaaagaactcaaatacatggaggctaaagagcatcctactgaagaatgaatgggtcaaccaggaaattaaagaagaactaaaaaaattcatggaaaccaatgaaaatgaaaacacaactattcaaaatctttgggatacagcaaaggcagtcctaagaggaaagtatatagcaatacaagcctttctcaagaaacaagaaaggtctcaaatacacatcctaaccctacacctaaaggagctggagaaagaacagcaaataaagcctaaacccagcaggagaagagaaataataaagatcagagcagaaatcaatgaaatagaaaccaaaagaacagtagaacagatcaacgaaactaggagctggttctttgaaagaattaacaagattgataagcccctggccagacttatcaaaaagaaaagagaaatgacccaaatcaacaaaatcatgaatgaaagaggacaaatcacaaccaacaccaaagaaatacaaccaattataagaacatattatgagcaactctatgccagcaaattagataacctggaagaaatggatgcattcctagagatgtatcaactaccaaaactgaaccaggaagaaatagaaaacctgaacagacctataaccactaaggaaatagaagcagtcatcaaaaatctcccaaaacacaaaagcccagggccagatggcttcccaggggaattctaccaaacatttcaagaagaattaatgcctattcttctgaaactgttccaaaaactagaaatggaaggaaaacttccaaactcattttatgaggccagcattaccttgatcccaaaaccagacaaagaccccatcaaaaaggagaactatagaccgatatccctgatgaacatggatgcaaaaattctcaccaaaataatagccaataggatccaacagtacattaaaaggattattcaccacgaccaagtgggatttatccctgggctgcaaggttggttcaacatccgcaaatcaatcatcgtgatacaatacattaacaaaagaaagaacaagaatcatatgatcctctcaatcgatgcagaaaaagcatttgagaaagtacagcatcctttcttgatcaaaactcttcagaatatagggatagagggtacatgcctcaatatcataaaagccatctatgaaaaacctacagcgaatatcattctcaatggggaaaaactgagagctttccccctaaggtcaggaatgtggcagggatgtccactatcaccactgctattcaacatagtattggaagtcctagccacagcaatcagacaacaaaaagaaatcaaaggcatccaaattggcaaagaagaagtcaaactctcactctttgcagatgatatgatactttatgtggaaaatcccaaagactccaccccaaagctgctagaactcatacaggaattcagtcaagtggcaggatataaaatcaatgcacagaagtcagtggcattcctatacaccaacaacaagtcagaagaaagagaaattaaggagtcgatctcatttacaattgcacccaaaaccataagatacctaggaataaatctaaccaaagagggaaaggatctgtactcagaaaactataaaatactcatgaaagaaattgaggaagacacaaagaaatggaaaaacgtaccatgctcatggattggaagaacaaatattgtgaagatgtcaatcctacctagagcaatctacacattcaatgcaatccccatcaaaataccatccactttcttcaaagaaatggaacaaataatcctaaaatttgtatggaaccagaaaagaccccgcatagccagaggaatgttgaaaaagaaaagcaaagctggcagctatacaattccagacttccagctctactacaaagctgtcatcatcaagacagtatggtactggcacaaaaacagacacatagatcaatggaacagaatagagagcccagaaatggaccgtcaactctatggtcaactaatctttgacaaagcaggaaagaatgtccaatggaaaaaagacagtctcttcaacaaatggtgttgggaaaattggacagccacatgcagaagaatgaaactggaccatttgcttacaccacacacaaaaatagactcaaaatggttgaaagacctcaatgtgagacaggagtccatcaaaatcctaaaggagaacacaggcagcaacctcttcgacctcagccgcagcaacttcttcctagaaacatcgccaaaggcaagggaagcaagggcaaaaatgaactattgggacttcatcaagataaaaagcttttgcaaagcaaaggaaacagtcaacaaaaccaaaagacaactgacagaatgggagaagatatttgcaaatgacatatcagataaagggctagtatccaaaatctataaagaactcatcaaactcaacaccaaaagaacaaagaatccaatcaagaaatgggcagaagacatgaacagacatttttccaaagaagacatccaaacggccaacagacacatgaaaaagtgttcaatatcgctcggcatcagggaaatccaaatcaaaacctcaatgagataccacctcacacccatcagaatggctaaaattaacaagtcaggaaatgacagatgttggcagggatgcggagaaaggggaactcctacactgttggtgggaatgcaagctggtgcagccactctggaacacagtatggaggttcctcaaaaaggtgaaaaatagagctaccgtatgatccagcaattgcactgctgggtatttaccccaaagatacaaaagtagggatctgaaagggtacgtgcaccgcgatgtttatagcagcaatgtccacaatagccaaactgtggaaagagccaagatgtccatcaacaaatgaatggataaagaagaggtggtatatatacacaatggaatattatgcggccatcaaaaggaatgagatcttgccatttgcaacgacgtggatggaactggagggtattatgctgagcgaaataagtcaaacagagaaagacatgtatcatatgacctcactgatatgaggaattcttaatctcaggaaacaaactgagggttgctggagtggggggtggggtgggagggatggggtgactgggtgatggacactggggagggtatgtgttctggtaagcactgtgaattgtgcaagactgttgaatctcagatctgtacctctgaaacaaataatgcaatatatgttaagaaagaaaaaaagaagaagaagaatgtagcaggaggggaagaatgaagggggggaaattggagggggagaagaaccatgagagacgatggactctgaaaaacaaactgagggttctagaggggaggggggtgggaggatgggttagcctggtgatgggtattgaggagggcacgttctgcatggagcactgggtgttatgcacaaacaatgaatcatggaacactgtatctaaaactaatgatgtaatgtatggggattaacataacaataaaaaaaaaaaaaaaaaagaccccaggtTTTCGGTAGACCCAGAGGCAGAAGTCCGGCCGCTCTGGGCTCgtgtccccatcccgcccagGGGGGCCTCCCTAGACTGACATCATGGGTGGGCTTCTAGGGGgctcccctctgtcctccctcagggTTTATCCCTGGCCTCCCCACGCCACGCCCCCGCCACTGGGTCGCCAgggccctcccctctgcccacctgagcAGCTGCTCCTTTCATCAGGCCCTGGCCTCAGTCGCTCAGAGACCCGAATGCGGAAGTCCGGACTCACCACGTggtcccatcctccaccccccccaacggaccttccctgactgacgctgtgctggggtccggggaccctctgtcctccctctgcatCCTCAGCGTGAAGTCCAGCAGGACCTGggtcctcccctctgcccaccagaGGGAGGCCCTGCTCTTTCGGCCAAAGACCCCAGTGTCTCTGAGACCCGGATGCAGAAATCCGGACTCACCACGTGCTCGATCCCCTCCCCCACGGACCTTCCCTGACTGACGCTGTGCTGGGGTCCGGggaccctctgtcctccctctgcaaCCTCACCAtgaagcccagcaggacctgagcccgcccctctgcccacgggagggaggccctgctccttcgGCCAAAGACCCCAGAGTCTCTGAGGCCCGGATGCGGAAGTCCGGACTCACCACGTGCTCGATCCCCTCCCCCACGGACCTTCCCTGACTGACGCTCTGCGGGGGTCCGGGGACCCTCAGTCCTCCCTCCGCATCCTCAGCGtgaagcccagcaggacctgggcccggccctctgcccgcctgagggaggccctgctccttccgcCAAGGCCCCTAGTGTCTCGGGACACCCGGACGCACCAGTCCGGCCGCACTGGCCGCgtgtccccatcccgcccagCTGCCGTCCCGGACTCACCCTGGGGCCCGACCTCGGTGAGGTCCCCTCTGTCCTGCGCTCGAGAGTCCCTCGGTCCTGGCCCCGATCgatccccaccccgaccccacctggaccccctggggctccctgtgcccccgccccttcccgacCTGGCATCCTTCCCCTCTGACCAAGGTCCTAAGCTCCGTCAGAGCCCCGAGGCGCGTTTCACCGGACGGACGCCACCTGTGGCCAccctccccggggggcccccagggcctggccgcgGCAGGGCCCGAGGGGCTGGACCTGAGCGCCGAAGAGTGGCCCCCACAGTCCTCCGTCTGCCCCCGGAACCCGCTCCAGGGAGGGCCCGGGCCCGTCCCTCTGGGGACCCGTGTCCTTGGTCCTGGGCCCCGGCGGGAGGGGCTCAGCGGGACGACGCTGTCCCCGCCCGGGGTGTCTCGGGGCTGCCGGCATGGgccacctggctcctgggggtcCCCCACTCTGTGCTCCCTCACGGGTGGGCCTACCTGCACCCCTGGCCTGGCCCGACCGAGATCCGGCCTCCCACACACGGCGGTCCCGGCGTCTCCCACGCCTCCGAGGCGGAAGTCGGCGCTCGTCACATCCGGACCCCATAGGAAGGGGTCCCCTCGGGCTGACAGCACGTCGGGCGGACATGGGTTCCGGGGTGGGCtacgtgggggcaggagaggggagcgggcaggccgggggtcccccggtcctccctgggctcctcacctGGACCCCGCCCGGCAAGGttggggccccgcccccggcaccccGCTGAGCCCGTGCCCGTGCACCTCACACATAGGCTCGCAGCCTGCCCCCCGCCTTCCCTGacacggaggcagagactggagtctgGCAGTGTCGCCACCCAGCTTGCCGGTGACCAGCTGCACAGAGGCAATCACGGGGACCCTCTGgtcaccccagccccccgcccccgggccgggGGCATTTCCACTGCAGTGCTCGCCCCGGGGGCCGCacccccctcaccctgcctccGCTTCTTCTGCGGGTCTCcgcgcacccctccccaccttcctgccaggACTGCGGCTGCTAGACACGGTCCCCTATGGCTGGGACGTGTCCTGCTTCTCCTCGTGTCCTCACTGCTCACCCACAGGGccttccagagagcagagctcagcccagctctgggaatcaaggagccagtgagcagggctccctctgtgctgggaggacGTTTCCCCCGCCTTTCTGGAAGAACCAGGCCAATGGACGAGcacgcgtgtgtgcgcgtgcttgCCTTTGGCATTTGCACAATGATGGCCGGGAAGGCATCAGAAGCAAGaaccaacaaacttttatttctccagcttctgaCCCCCGTCCCCTGCTTGTTCCATTCTGTCGCCTTTCCAGCCCATCCCTAGGCCAATGCCCTGTGATTTCGGTCCAGAGACCAAACAAGTAGGCAAGGTGTCCAGGCTGGTGTCCAGGACatgacaaaactctttttttcttaaaggtatttatttatttatttttttgagaaagagcacacacagagggagagagacaagcagagtctccactgagcagggagcccaatgtggggttcgatcccaggatcctgagatcatgacctgagccgatggcacatgcttaaccaacagaggacccaggcgcccccagaacatgACAAAACTCTTAACTCTTGACCTGGGTACGGACAAATGCTGCAGGGTGGATGTCACTCACACACTCCGCCGCTGAAACGGATGAAACCTTCTATGGCAAGGAACCCCAGAGGACAGCTTCCTGAAGGACACCAAGCTCTGGATGTGGGAGTCATCCCAGGGaacaaccacccccaccctcaggaGGCTCCTTGCcctgctttcttcccccaaccctccctggccctgcactcCTTAAAACGCCCAGGGCTCTGtcttcacgcacacacacaaacacacacagggaaggaccAACAAGCGGCCTCACCTCAAGCCCAGcatcctggaggagaagctgccGACCCCACCAAAGCCTGGAAAAGGGCCTGGCGGACGCCGGGGCTCAggccccctcttcctcatctctcacagccccttcagacagggccagggaggaagccgGCTGCCCGAGATTGAACCGGAGGAAATACCCCAGCATTTGCCACTTGCTGGTTTCGGCGtgggccctgggaccccacaggAACTCGTAGCGGGCAGGGTCGCTGCCGGGCACCTGCCGGTACTCCACGTACCCTTCCTGCACCCAGACATTGGTGaggagctccctgggctccccataGATGACGTGCTCCTGGCCGTCATACACCCCCATGACCCCCAGCTcttcccacacctcctcctcGGGGACATGGTCGCCCCCCAGGAGGATCAGCCCCAGGAGCACCACTAGGAGGCTGGTCTTGGGCATGCCCTGCTCACCGCTCAGCATCCCAtcccaggtgaggcccaggacGGGGACCAGGATGTAGGAGTGGTCGCTGGGGTCCACTTCCTTCACATCCACGCCAAAGAGCAGCCGCATGCACTCGGAGGCTCGGCCCAAGATCACGGGGAAGGCGTCCTGGTGTTCCTCGCCGACGATCTCCAGCATCTCTGCCTGGCTGGTCGGCTGCTGGGTGCGATATTTGAGGAGCAGGAAGGCCACCAGGTGGACTGCCTTCATGTGGAGTGTAGTTTCCAGCAGGGGCTGGGCCACTCCCGGCTCCAGCCCGGGGCCGGGCTCCTCCTGGTTGGATGAGCTGGAGCTATCTTCAGACGGGCTCCAGGGAGTGGCTGCCCcggcactgggggaggggcaggcactcACCGAGCTCTGGGGAGGACTCTGGAACCCAGCAGCAGACCCCTCCTCCGAGGGGACCAGAaacagggcagagcaggagacagatggggcggtggactgggaggaggaggaggtggagaaggaggagggggcgcatggggcctcctcctccccagccccggacAGCTGTGCCTCCAGCAGGCCCTGGGCCGGGCCGGGGTCTTCCTCCACCTTCCCGAGCTCACTCCTCTGACCCAGGGGCATGGCGTTTGTGTCGGGCTGAACCTGAAGAAAGATGTGGGACGGCTCCTCAGGGCGCAGCCCGGGCAGCAGAGGCCTGAAGTCCCGGAGCTGACAGTGCGCTGCGTCGGGCTTGGGTGCTGAGGGCTCCCCTCTGGGCTGGGATGGGCGAGCCCCTGGCCCCATGCTCAGAGCACGTACCTCACCTTGACCACTGGCACTCACCTgcacctcccctgctctgggaccttagaggctcctgcctcagacctAGGCCTCAACGCTGAGTTCCTGAAGCCCCTGGAGGACAAGAGGAGGAGTCACTTCAGGGTGCAGACACAGAGCACGGCACACGGGgcccagtggggcaggagggctggggcggaCTCTGTGAGGTCCCCACCAGTCCAAGCTGGGCGCTCCCCTCCTTGGCCTCTCAGGGGACTGCTATTtcccctggcagggcctgggcccccctcccgCAGCCTGAGGCCAAAGGGTCACAGCAAGACCACGCAGCCCTGAGACTCCACAGAAGGTAAGCGAGGGGGCCCACATGTGCCCACGCCTGCCAAAGGTCTAAGGGCTCGTCACGGAACCCCAGGGATGGCCAAGCTCGGGGTTCCATCGGTGCCGGGATGGGCGCACCTCTCCGTCTATACCCTGACCCCACGGAAGGCCTGGGAAAACTCCCTGTGTTGACCTGAGGCCACCCTCCTGGTGCCGAGGCCTCATCTCTGGGAGACaccagaaggaaaagtcaggagaAAGAACTTGGCCCACCGATCGCCCGTCTCCCCATGGCTGACGGAAGCGGCAGGGTAGGCCTGGGCCCTGAGGATCCTGCTGTGGGAGGCATGCCCTCATTTCTCATCTCCCCCCAACAGTCAGGGCCAGACCCAGAGCCAGGGCACCTGCCTCCTCTGCTACCTGAGTCCAGaccctcaggccctggccctccccatcctgagaggagggatctggagaggaggagggactcaGCCTGACAGGCCCCACCCAGGGTTCCCAGGGCCGCCAGGTAGGGGCtggacagattcctgggccatcACCTCCTTGTCCCGAGGGGTGGGTTGGGAGTCACTCACTCCTCCCTCGGGTGCCCCCACGTTGACTCTTGGCAGGAGCAGGGACTCCTGTGTGTCTCACTTCCCTGAGAGCTccgagaggagggtgaggagacAACAGTCCAcgccctcccctgcacccctcccaATTCACGAAGAGCTGAGATCGGGGTTGGCCCCTCTGTCCTGGGGCGGGGGTCCACTCTTTGTCCTCAAGGTGCTCATGTTTACTTTCAGCAGGACCTGGAACTATCCCTTCTTCTAACCACAGGATGCATCCTGCAGGCCAAGGCCACCATCTTTGTGAGACCCAGAGGAGAAAGTGGGGCGCTTACTTTTCTTGACACCTGGCCTGGCCTCGCAGGACTGACCACCGGGGCAGGACTTCATTTGGGTCCCCTATGTCTGGGTGGGTGTCTGCTCAGTGCTCCCTCAGGGTCTTGGGACTCCACCCTCTGCTGACCTGAGGCCACACTCCTCAGACCAAGGCTCACCTCCTTCAGACCCTGGGTGCAGACGTCAGGAAACACTTCAGCTGCTCCCCCCACCTTGGGGGACATGGAAGAAGGAGCCCAAGGGCAACAAAATCATTGTCTGTTTCAGGCTCTACGGTCTTCAGCTCTCAGCCTGCATCCCTCCTGGACTCCAACAAGACCTGGGGCCCTGCCCTCTGCTGTCCCGAGTCCTTTCCCCTCTGACCGCCCCGCACATCCCTGAGAGCCAAGGCCAAATTCGGAGGTGCGACTCAGGCGGACAGCTGCTCAAGGGCCTCCCATCGATGACTCTGTTCTGGGGTCCAGGGTGCCCTCAGTTCTCCCTGAGTGTTCTCACCTGGATTCCAGCAGGATCTGAGCCCTCCCTGCTGCTGACCTGAGGATCCGCCTCTTACCCCAACCCCCGGCCTCTCTGAGACCCGGATGTGGATGTCTCGACGCGCCACTCGTCCTCCTCCCGCTCAGGGGCCTCCCAGGACTGACTCTGTTCTGGGGTCCAGGGTCCCTCATGTCCTCCCGCCGGGTCCTCACATGCAGTCCCGTCAGCTCCTGACCCCCCGTTTTTTAAACCAGGCCCCCAGCCTCTGTCAGAACTGGATGCGGACGTCCTGACACACTGCCTGTGGACTTGGCACCAACAGGCCTACCGGGGCTGACAGCAGGGGCAGGCTTCAGTGCGTTGTCCCTGTTCTGGAGTCCAGGTCCCTCCCTGAGTCCTCCCTCAGGGATCTCAACAGGAGCCGCAGCACATCTGCTGATCCTCTCTCTGCTGTCCCCAGGCCTGTTGCCTCAGACCAAAGCCTCACTGCCCTGAGAGCCACGGGCAAAGACTGTGGCCACCACATCACGCTACAAAGTCCAGGGATTCCCTGAGAGGGGTTCCTTCGGGTCCCTTAGCCCTATCCTCTGTTCCCCATCCGGACTCCCTGGATGGCCCGTGCCCTCATCCCTGCTCCTGAGGGCCACTCCTTACAACAAGCTCTCAGTGTCTCTGGGacccagagcagaaggcaggacGTGCCTCATGTCAGCGTTGTCCCACCCTGGGGCCTCCCAGGACTGATTCCCTACTGGGTCCAGGGTCCCTCGTTCCTCCCTCTGGTTCCCACCTTGACTCCTGACAGAACCTGGgcgctcctcccccctccccccgcccccccccccccccccgcgcctgCCAACTAGAGACCCTGCTCCTTACACCAGACCTCCTGGCTCTCTGAGACCCCGAACCTGAAGTCGGGACTCACTTCGCATGCCCACGCCCCCCAGAGATCTTCCTGGACAGACACTATGGCCCAACCTCTGTGAgatctcctctgtcctccctcagaGTTCATACCTTGACTCGGGTTATCGCCTGGGccctcttctctgcccacctgagggaggccctgctccttctgCCAAGGCCCCCAGTGTCTCTGAGACCCGGATGCGGAAGTCCGGACTCACCACGTGCTCCCATCCCCCCGCAACGGACCTTCCCTGACTGACGCTCTGCGGGGGTCCGGGGACCCTCAGTCCTCCCTCCGCATCCTCAGCGtgaagcccagcaggacctgggcccggccctctgcccgcctgagggaggccctgctccttccgcCAAGGCCCCTAGTCTCTCGGGACACCCGGATGCACCAGTCCGGCCGCACTGGCCGCgtgtccccatcccgcccagCTGCCGTCCCGGACTCACCCTGGGGCCCGACCTCGGTGAGGTCCCCTCTGTCCTGCGCTCGAGAGTCCCTCGGTCCTGGCCCCGATCgatccccaccccgaccccacctggaccccctggggctccctgtgcccccgccccttcccgacCTGGCATCCTTCCCCTCTGACCAAGGTCCTAAGCTCCGTCAGAGCCCCGAGGCGCGTTTCACCGGACGGACGCCACCTGTGGCCAccctccccggggggcccccagggcct
Proteins encoded in this window:
- the LOC144380528 gene encoding melanoma-associated antigen 10-like; this translates as MPLGQRSELGKVEEDPGPAQGLLEAQLAGAATPWSPSEDSSSSSNQEEPGPGLEPGVAQPLLETTLHMKAVHLVAFLLLKYRTQQPTSQAEMLEIVGEEHQDAFPVILGRASECMRLLFGVDVKEVDPSDHSYILVPVLGLTWDGMLSGEQGMPKTSLLVVLLGLILLGGDHVPEEEVWEELGVMGVYDGQEHVIYGEPRELLTNVWVQEGYVEYRQVPGSDPARYEFLWGPRAHAETSKWQMLGYFLRFNLGQPASSLALSEGAVRDEEEGA